In a single window of the Nitrospira sp. genome:
- a CDS encoding NTP transferase domain-containing protein → MPSAVILAGGLGTRLRSVVSDLPKPMAPIGGRPFLEYQLDYWISQGIGRFVLSVGYRYEAITGHFGSQYKGIPLEYAVEERPLGTGGGLLLAVEKLDQGQPFLLLNGDTYFEADWTVLDAFAVEHDADWCFSLFRTSEKGRYMGIEMSAQGRITSLKSGVEQGPRLANGGVYWVHPRALSGAWRLGEKISLEDDLFPHALAAGRRLFGREFRGTFIDIGVPDDYHRAPSLLVG, encoded by the coding sequence ATGCCTTCGGCTGTGATTCTGGCCGGCGGGTTGGGGACCAGGCTGAGGAGCGTCGTGTCCGACCTTCCGAAGCCCATGGCTCCCATCGGTGGGCGTCCCTTTCTTGAATATCAGCTCGATTATTGGATCAGCCAGGGTATCGGCCGGTTTGTGTTGTCCGTGGGGTACCGGTATGAAGCGATCACCGGTCATTTCGGGTCGCAATATAAAGGTATTCCGCTCGAATATGCTGTTGAGGAGCGACCGTTAGGAACCGGTGGCGGGCTGTTACTCGCCGTAGAGAAACTCGACCAGGGTCAGCCGTTCTTGCTCTTGAATGGAGATACGTATTTCGAGGCCGACTGGACTGTATTGGACGCCTTTGCCGTGGAGCACGATGCAGACTGGTGTTTTTCATTGTTCAGGACGAGTGAGAAGGGGCGGTACATGGGCATCGAGATGTCCGCTCAAGGACGGATCACATCGTTGAAGTCCGGTGTTGAGCAAGGGCCTCGCCTTGCCAATGGGGGAGTCTATTGGGTGCATCCCCGTGCGTTGTCCGGGGCTTGGAGACTGGGTGAAAAAATATCGTTGGAGGACGACCTGTTTCCTCACGCGCTCGCGGCCGGACGTCGGTTATTTGGAAGAGAGTTTCGCGGGACCTTTATCGATATTGGAGTCCCTGATGACTATCATCGGGCACCAAGCTTGTTGGTAGGTTAG
- a CDS encoding ABC transporter ATP-binding protein, with translation MIEQRNRPAITVRNVSKKHRLFENARDRLKEALHPFSKRYHREFWALQGISFEVPHGQTVGILGRNGSGKSTLLQILASVMQPTSGDVMVSGRVSALLELGAGFNPEFTGRENSVFQAEVVGLGREEIDRKLSEIENFADIGSFFDQPTKVYSSGMFVRVAFAAAINVDPDILIIDEALAVGDAKFQNKCFQKLREFREQGKTILLVTHAMETVTRLCDQAILLEHGRIVKMGSPNDVTNTYFDLLFGNGGQPKLLKATGNYNMVSYLGTYYAVPQALGEIDFHAVDLANLGGVIVGKTIEEVEAHIRKDTTAVPAVTGMMHDQKSGLEVFFGEVLTFDNCSNRRSYNKNESRTGDGRAEIVDYMCVRDDDADVLEVKTWDTLKIYMKILFHQPIQLPVYGMSIKSVDGVKVYGTNTWLDKVSVPPASKSEIVIFCYEIKVSLAGGDVFVSLAVSERMNNQYVLADHRTDLLHIRVQTAKEGMNGLVEMETKSEIFSQTALTKRWTPA, from the coding sequence ATGATCGAACAGCGCAACCGCCCGGCCATTACTGTCAGAAACGTCTCTAAAAAACATCGGCTGTTTGAAAACGCACGCGATCGGTTAAAGGAGGCATTGCACCCGTTCTCAAAGCGGTATCACCGGGAATTCTGGGCACTTCAAGGTATAAGCTTTGAGGTACCTCATGGGCAGACAGTCGGTATTTTAGGACGAAATGGATCTGGAAAATCGACACTCCTACAAATACTGGCAAGCGTGATGCAGCCAACGAGCGGTGACGTGATGGTCAGCGGGCGAGTCTCGGCCCTTCTTGAGCTTGGCGCAGGGTTTAATCCGGAATTCACAGGGCGGGAAAACTCCGTTTTTCAGGCTGAGGTGGTAGGGCTTGGCCGCGAGGAGATCGATAGAAAACTGTCGGAGATAGAGAACTTCGCGGATATTGGATCATTCTTTGATCAACCCACAAAGGTCTATTCCTCCGGGATGTTTGTTCGAGTGGCGTTTGCTGCGGCAATCAATGTTGATCCTGATATTTTAATCATTGATGAAGCACTTGCCGTCGGTGACGCCAAGTTTCAGAACAAATGTTTTCAAAAGCTTCGTGAGTTCAGAGAGCAAGGGAAAACTATTTTGCTGGTGACACACGCGATGGAAACCGTGACCCGGCTGTGTGATCAAGCGATTTTACTGGAGCATGGGCGGATCGTGAAGATGGGATCGCCTAACGATGTCACCAACACCTACTTCGACCTTTTATTCGGAAATGGTGGACAGCCAAAGTTACTTAAAGCTACCGGCAATTACAACATGGTGAGTTATTTGGGAACTTACTATGCCGTGCCGCAGGCGCTTGGTGAAATAGATTTTCATGCTGTCGACTTGGCCAACTTGGGCGGTGTGATAGTCGGGAAAACCATTGAGGAAGTCGAAGCCCACATCAGAAAAGACACAACCGCAGTTCCCGCTGTCACTGGTATGATGCACGATCAGAAAAGCGGTTTAGAAGTGTTTTTTGGTGAGGTGCTCACCTTTGACAATTGTTCAAATAGAAGAAGTTATAACAAAAACGAGAGTCGGACGGGCGATGGACGTGCCGAGATTGTAGATTACATGTGCGTTCGAGATGACGATGCCGACGTGCTTGAAGTAAAGACTTGGGATACGTTGAAAATATATATGAAGATTCTGTTTCATCAGCCTATTCAATTGCCGGTTTATGGCATGTCTATAAAATCGGTAGACGGAGTCAAAGTTTATGGAACGAATACGTGGTTAGACAAAGTTAGTGTGCCCCCGGCCTCGAAGAGTGAGATCGTCATTTTTTGCTATGAGATCAAAGTGAGCCTTGCCGGGGGTGATGTTTTTGTATCATTGGCCGTCTCGGAAAGAATGAATAACCAATACGTGTTGGCGGATCACAGAACCGATCTTTTGCATATCAGAGTTCAGACGGCCAAAGAGGGGATGAACGGCCTGGTTGAGATGGAAACCAAGAGCGAAATATTTTCGCAGACTGCGCTGACGAAACGGTGGACTCCTGCATGA
- a CDS encoding ABC transporter permease has protein sequence MASRRVMLSLAVRGFQSRYIGTGGGIIWSIVHPLATVFVFWVVFSLGFKSEGPKGVPFVLYFMTAFLPWHFVNEVLNASASTVLANRHLATKMVFPTETLPIVEIMTATVGHLVLLAFTMLLLFMHGIIPGLGGLQIIYAYMCAVVLSLGLGWVVAATNVFHRDINQSLPTVLNFWFWMTPIVWSIDMVPVKWQPFLMLNPMFHIVESYRSALLYSHPVWLDMSQLLVFWTIALLIGISGAYVFLRLKPEFADVL, from the coding sequence ATGGCATCCCGAAGGGTTATGCTCAGTCTGGCTGTTCGTGGGTTTCAAAGCCGCTACATCGGCACTGGTGGCGGAATCATTTGGAGCATCGTTCATCCGCTCGCCACGGTGTTTGTTTTCTGGGTTGTTTTTTCACTTGGCTTCAAATCGGAAGGCCCCAAGGGCGTCCCGTTCGTTCTCTATTTCATGACCGCATTTCTCCCGTGGCATTTCGTCAACGAAGTGTTGAACGCTTCAGCGAGTACCGTTCTCGCCAACCGTCATTTGGCGACGAAGATGGTGTTTCCGACTGAAACCTTACCGATAGTTGAAATTATGACCGCCACCGTGGGGCATCTTGTTTTATTGGCTTTCACGATGCTGTTACTGTTCATGCACGGCATCATTCCTGGGTTGGGCGGGTTACAGATTATCTATGCGTATATGTGCGCCGTCGTTCTTTCCTTGGGATTGGGCTGGGTAGTCGCGGCGACGAATGTCTTTCATCGCGACATCAATCAATCTCTGCCTACCGTTCTCAACTTTTGGTTCTGGATGACTCCAATCGTATGGAGCATTGACATGGTTCCGGTGAAATGGCAACCATTCTTGATGCTTAATCCCATGTTTCATATTGTTGAGAGTTATCGGAGCGCACTTCTCTATTCCCATCCTGTCTGGTTAGATATGTCTCAACTGTTAGTGTTCTGGACTATCGCCTTGCTCATAGGTATCAGCGGGGCATACGTTTTTCTGCGACTCAAGCCGGAGTTTGCCGACGTTCTATGA
- a CDS encoding DegT/DnrJ/EryC1/StrS aminotransferase family protein: MNYPLMRNNILREDLDAVIEHLKQDDPILTHGQNVRDFEAEWSAWLGVKHSVFVNSGASANLLTMAILKIRYPEGGEVIVPPLAWVSDIASVLQNGFTPVFVDIDPRTLGMKPDSICAAITERTRAVFLTHVQGFDALEDRLLTELRQRSVPLIEDVCESHGATHQGRKLGSFGWISNFSFYYAHHMSTIEGGMICTNDPEVYQQVRMLRSHGMVREANDPTVLAAYRSANPELNPDFIFAFPAYNTRNTEIGGILGRSQLKRLDRNVRRRTDNLLRFMKQLDSRKYRTDFKMEGSSNYAFNLILKRPDNVLVERVMKVMREAGIEFRRGSAGGGNQIRQPYLKGVVPQDHHLRFPETEHIHFYGFYIGNYPDLRDEEIDELCKVLNSA; this comes from the coding sequence ATGAACTATCCTCTTATGCGCAACAATATTCTCCGGGAAGATTTGGATGCGGTGATTGAGCATCTCAAACAGGACGATCCGATCTTGACGCACGGTCAGAATGTGCGGGATTTTGAGGCCGAATGGTCTGCCTGGTTAGGTGTGAAGCATAGTGTCTTCGTCAATTCCGGAGCATCCGCAAATCTCTTGACGATGGCGATTCTGAAAATCCGCTACCCCGAGGGTGGCGAAGTAATCGTTCCACCGTTGGCCTGGGTCTCCGACATCGCGTCGGTGCTGCAGAATGGATTCACTCCCGTCTTCGTCGACATCGATCCCAGGACGTTGGGGATGAAGCCAGATAGCATTTGTGCCGCCATTACGGAGAGGACCCGTGCGGTATTTTTAACCCATGTGCAGGGGTTTGATGCATTGGAAGATAGGTTGCTGACTGAGTTGCGGCAGCGAAGCGTTCCGCTGATCGAAGACGTCTGTGAGTCTCATGGGGCTACGCATCAAGGACGGAAATTGGGAAGTTTCGGCTGGATATCGAATTTCTCCTTCTACTACGCGCACCATATGAGCACAATCGAGGGAGGGATGATTTGCACGAACGACCCTGAGGTGTATCAGCAAGTACGCATGTTGCGTTCGCATGGGATGGTTCGAGAGGCCAACGATCCGACGGTGCTTGCGGCCTACCGCTCGGCAAATCCGGAATTGAATCCGGATTTTATCTTTGCGTTTCCCGCCTATAACACGCGCAACACGGAAATCGGCGGCATCCTAGGCCGAAGCCAACTCAAACGTCTGGATCGCAACGTGAGGCGACGGACGGACAACCTACTACGGTTTATGAAACAGCTTGATTCACGCAAGTACCGTACTGATTTCAAGATGGAAGGGTCCAGTAATTATGCGTTCAATCTTATCTTGAAGCGTCCGGACAACGTCTTGGTGGAGCGCGTAATGAAGGTGATGCGTGAGGCAGGGATCGAGTTCCGACGAGGAAGTGCGGGGGGTGGTAATCAGATTCGCCAGCCGTATCTGAAAGGCGTCGTTCCCCAGGACCACCATCTGCGTTTCCCCGAAACCGAACATATCCACTTTTACGGTTTCTACATCGGCAACTATCCGGATCTGCGTGATGAAGAGATCGATGAGCTGTGCAAGGTTTTGAATTCCGCATGA
- a CDS encoding kinase: MIITRTPFRISFFGGGTDYPAWYQEHGGVVLATSIDKYCHISCRYLPPFFEHKHRIVYSIIENVRRVDEIKHPAVRAILSWAECDDLGLEVHHDGDLPARSGLGSSSSFTVGLIHALAALRGKYISKDELAAQAINMEQHIIKENVGSQDQISAAFGGFNRIDFKRNDTFQVSPIILTKDRLHEFQSHLMLCFTGFSRIASEVAKSKIDNFKRREAELHRMKEMVDEAIKILQSSRTSIDEVGKLLHESWVCKRSLSDRVSTPEIDQLYEEAVHVGALGGKILGAGGGGFLLLFVKPELQPKVQERLKHLVHVPFRFESSGSRVVLYQPNGLS; encoded by the coding sequence ATGATCATCACGAGAACGCCGTTCCGCATTTCCTTCTTCGGCGGCGGGACCGACTATCCGGCTTGGTATCAGGAGCACGGTGGAGTGGTCTTGGCCACCTCGATCGACAAATACTGTCACATCAGTTGCCGGTACCTGCCGCCTTTTTTCGAACACAAGCACCGCATCGTCTACTCCATTATCGAGAATGTGCGGCGGGTTGATGAGATCAAGCATCCTGCCGTTCGAGCCATTCTGTCCTGGGCCGAGTGCGACGATCTGGGGTTGGAGGTTCATCACGACGGCGATCTGCCGGCACGATCCGGTCTCGGATCCAGCTCATCATTTACGGTGGGACTGATCCATGCCTTAGCAGCCTTGCGGGGGAAATATATTTCGAAAGACGAGCTTGCCGCCCAAGCGATCAATATGGAGCAGCACATCATCAAGGAGAATGTCGGATCGCAGGATCAGATTTCGGCCGCCTTCGGAGGGTTCAATCGAATCGACTTTAAGCGAAACGACACGTTTCAGGTGTCGCCCATTATTTTGACGAAGGACCGGTTGCATGAGTTTCAATCGCATCTCATGCTGTGTTTTACCGGTTTTTCTCGAATTGCGTCCGAAGTCGCCAAATCCAAGATCGACAATTTCAAGAGACGAGAAGCCGAGCTCCACCGCATGAAAGAGATGGTTGACGAAGCGATCAAGATCCTCCAAAGCTCAAGGACTTCGATCGACGAAGTCGGCAAGTTGCTTCACGAAAGCTGGGTCTGTAAACGCAGTCTTTCGGACAGAGTCTCGACGCCGGAAATTGATCAGCTGTATGAAGAAGCGGTACACGTCGGCGCTTTGGGCGGGAAGATACTCGGCGCGGGAGGCGGAGGTTTTCTATTATTGTTCGTGAAGCCGGAGTTGCAACCAAAAGTTCAAGAGCGGCTGAAGCATTTGGTGCATGTGCCGTTCCGATTCGAGAGTTCAGGGAGTCGCGTGGTCTTGTATCAACCGAATGGGCTTTCTTGA
- a CDS encoding glycosyltransferase family 2 protein translates to MKTPGLVTIMVPVLNGELFLPLALESLLVQDYAQFEIVILDNQSTDRTPEICREYARRDTRVKYVPDTINRISHDAANHLATFITGEFCMIACDDDLWEPNFLGTLVRYLQRHPGVGLVFSNACYVDVYGHRGGQRLLAGRHLYKKEDSAFRNVWRYLGQRRVVPTIFGVYRSEAYLAALPFDTFDETIADVDNLFLIKLLTLTKVQGIDEVLFYYRNKFRGFDPSNGKSWSSSWSFYAGHQWRFLRKILTVVDHSPLPNAEQLLLRIRSCYTFVAVVSFLRIRSTIGTVLVRLKVREGPSIVKDVHTEIRSSALQAAHGDAKGASDTNVTFKI, encoded by the coding sequence ATGAAGACGCCAGGGCTTGTCACGATCATGGTGCCGGTTCTCAACGGGGAACTGTTTCTTCCGTTGGCGCTGGAGTCCCTGCTGGTGCAGGACTACGCACAGTTTGAGATTGTGATTCTTGATAATCAGTCCACGGACCGGACGCCTGAGATTTGTCGCGAGTATGCACGCCGCGATACGCGGGTGAAGTATGTGCCCGATACCATCAATCGTATTTCGCACGATGCCGCAAACCACCTGGCTACCTTCATTACCGGTGAGTTCTGCATGATTGCTTGCGATGATGATCTGTGGGAACCGAATTTTCTGGGGACTCTAGTCAGGTATCTTCAGCGTCATCCCGGGGTCGGGTTGGTCTTTTCTAACGCGTGCTATGTGGATGTTTACGGTCATCGAGGGGGTCAGCGGTTGTTGGCCGGTCGCCATCTATATAAGAAGGAGGATTCCGCCTTCAGAAATGTATGGCGTTACCTCGGACAACGTCGGGTGGTCCCGACAATTTTCGGGGTCTATCGGAGTGAGGCGTATTTGGCGGCACTACCGTTCGATACATTCGACGAAACCATTGCCGACGTGGATAATCTTTTTCTCATCAAGTTGTTGACCCTGACGAAGGTGCAAGGAATTGATGAGGTTCTTTTTTATTATCGGAATAAGTTCCGTGGGTTTGACCCGTCCAACGGGAAAAGTTGGTCTTCTTCCTGGTCATTCTACGCGGGACACCAGTGGAGGTTTCTCCGAAAAATCCTCACCGTGGTCGATCATTCACCGCTTCCCAATGCCGAACAGCTCTTACTTCGTATTCGTTCGTGCTATACATTCGTTGCCGTCGTGTCATTCTTGCGAATCAGGTCTACCATAGGAACGGTCTTGGTTCGACTGAAGGTTCGGGAAGGACCTTCGATCGTGAAAGATGTTCACACTGAAATTCGTTCATCGGCCTTGCAAGCAGCTCATGGTGACGCTAAAGGAGCCAGTGATACCAATGTCACCTTCAAAATTTAA
- a CDS encoding GDP-L-fucose synthase, producing the protein MAMKRDAVIYVAGHAGLIGSAVVRRLEREGYRPPMTRRRNELELQDAAAVNDFFGKVRPEYVILAAGRVGGIMENQSFPADFMDENVAIQLNVLKAARKTGVRRLILFGSSCMYPRECSQPMAEAALLSGKPEPTSLPYAVSKLLGTYMCLAYNKQDRDARFIPVIPNSAYGPHDNFDPKSAHVLSALLARFHEAKMTGAQSVGLWGSGSPRREFVHADDIADACVHLLVEEDLTVEFPINIGIGEDVSIKELAELIAGVVGYRGELNWDSTKPDGAPRKLLDSARIRSLGWKPRIGLREGLTETYRWYVSHLKTAPIPIPVGSR; encoded by the coding sequence ATGGCGATGAAACGGGATGCCGTCATTTATGTCGCGGGACATGCCGGTCTTATCGGCTCGGCGGTTGTTCGGCGATTGGAGCGGGAGGGGTATCGACCCCCCATGACGAGACGGCGGAATGAATTGGAACTTCAAGATGCCGCGGCGGTCAATGATTTTTTTGGGAAGGTTCGTCCGGAGTACGTGATTCTCGCCGCAGGGCGAGTGGGCGGAATTATGGAAAATCAGTCATTCCCTGCTGATTTCATGGACGAGAATGTCGCTATTCAACTGAATGTGCTGAAGGCAGCGCGTAAAACCGGAGTACGAAGGCTGATTCTGTTCGGCTCCTCCTGCATGTATCCAAGGGAATGTTCTCAACCGATGGCCGAAGCCGCTCTTTTATCCGGCAAGCCCGAACCGACCAGCTTGCCCTATGCCGTTTCCAAGCTCCTCGGTACGTACATGTGTCTGGCGTATAACAAACAAGATCGGGATGCCCGATTTATTCCGGTGATTCCTAATAGTGCCTATGGGCCTCACGACAATTTTGACCCGAAATCGGCCCATGTTCTCTCAGCGCTTCTCGCGCGCTTTCATGAAGCAAAAATGACCGGAGCCCAATCGGTCGGTTTGTGGGGCAGCGGCTCGCCGAGACGGGAGTTCGTTCACGCCGACGATATCGCGGATGCCTGTGTCCATCTCTTGGTCGAGGAAGATCTCACGGTCGAATTCCCAATCAACATTGGAATTGGGGAGGATGTCTCAATCAAAGAATTGGCAGAGTTGATAGCCGGCGTGGTCGGCTATCGAGGGGAGCTCAATTGGGATTCAACCAAGCCCGACGGTGCTCCTCGAAAACTCCTTGATAGTGCACGGATCAGGTCCTTAGGGTGGAAGCCTCGCATCGGGCTTCGCGAGGGACTCACGGAGACGTATCGATGGTATGTGAGTCATCTCAAGACCGCACCCATCCCGATACCTGTGGGCTCGCGGTAG
- a CDS encoding NAD(P)-dependent oxidoreductase produces MSYNILVTGGAGYLGSTLVPDLLQQGHNVTVLDNFMYKQASLNHVCHHPKFSVVKGDIRIESVMASLIKKADVVIPLAALVGAPMCSQDPVGATTVNHDAILLMLKLLSKHQMVLMPTTNSAYGTGDKDNFCTEESPLNPISLYAKEKVGIEKELMQRESAISFRLATVFGMSPRMRIDLLVNDFTYRAVYDRFVVLFESSFKRNYVHVRDISRVFQHGIEQFDKMKGQIYNVGLSDANVSKRELCEHIQKQVPDFVFVDAPVGKDPDQRNYIVSNAKIEATGFKPLYSLDAGISDLIKGYTMIKNTCYGNV; encoded by the coding sequence ATGAGCTATAACATTCTTGTGACCGGTGGCGCCGGTTATCTTGGTTCCACCCTGGTTCCGGATCTTCTTCAGCAAGGCCACAACGTCACGGTGCTGGATAACTTTATGTACAAGCAGGCCAGTCTGAATCATGTGTGCCATCATCCCAAGTTTTCAGTCGTGAAAGGCGATATCCGTATCGAAAGCGTGATGGCTTCGTTGATCAAAAAGGCCGATGTCGTGATTCCATTGGCGGCGCTGGTGGGGGCGCCGATGTGCAGCCAGGATCCGGTGGGCGCAACCACCGTCAACCATGATGCTATTCTGTTGATGTTGAAGCTGTTGTCGAAGCACCAGATGGTCCTTATGCCTACCACCAACAGCGCCTACGGTACCGGGGATAAAGACAATTTTTGTACGGAAGAATCCCCGTTGAATCCCATTTCCCTCTATGCCAAGGAAAAGGTCGGCATTGAAAAGGAGCTGATGCAACGGGAAAGTGCCATTAGTTTTCGTCTGGCAACGGTATTTGGGATGTCGCCGCGCATGCGGATCGATTTATTGGTGAACGATTTTACCTATCGGGCCGTGTACGATCGCTTCGTGGTGTTGTTCGAGAGTTCCTTCAAGCGAAATTATGTCCATGTGCGTGACATCTCGCGCGTCTTCCAACACGGCATCGAACAGTTCGATAAGATGAAAGGTCAGATTTACAACGTCGGTCTGTCTGATGCCAATGTGTCGAAAAGAGAGTTGTGCGAACATATTCAGAAACAGGTTCCGGACTTCGTATTCGTCGATGCTCCGGTCGGTAAGGATCCGGATCAACGTAACTATATTGTCTCCAATGCTAAAATCGAAGCGACCGGGTTCAAGCCGTTGTATTCACTTGACGCAGGGATCAGCGACTTGATCAAGGGATACACGATGATTAAGAACACGTGTTATGGGAATGTGTAG
- a CDS encoding cobalamin-dependent protein (Presence of a B(12) (cobalamin)-binding domain implies dependence on cobalamin itself, in one of its several forms, or in some unusual lineages, dependence on a cobalamin-like analog.), with the protein MATRRLDVLFVNADSSLQAYQGLAKTYSAIEPPTWALLLAQSCRAKNFGVAILDCDAEKLPLPEAVNRIHDANPRLVVFVVYGQNPNSGTTGMIGASALAKEIKQQHPHLPICFVGSHTSALPMEVLQLPFVDIVLLNEGVYALHNLLQTDLHSGLQAVKGIGYKVVDSNGKSRPIMNEPQSVVPQDRMDVDMPGYAWDLLPYRSQPLDLYRAHFWHAEFDHQKRTPFAAIYTSLGCTFACDFCMINIVNRVDNGSGVDASHSRGMRFWSAKLITAELEKLAKLGVQTIRISDEMFFLNRKYYEPLLQGIIERDLRLRMWAYARVDTVRHEYVNLFRQAGINWLALGIEAGNQTVRQEVSKGSFQEVNIRAVCDKVRAEGMNIISNYIFGFPDDTLETMGETLNLALELNTEMANMYPCQALPGSPMYYLAKQQGWKLPNSYSGYAFLSYDSQPLPTKHITAADVLRFRDEAWQHYFSNAAYLKLVETKFGEKERANVEAMAKVPLRRKLLGD; encoded by the coding sequence ATGGCAACTCGCCGACTTGATGTGCTCTTCGTCAATGCTGATTCGTCTTTGCAAGCCTATCAAGGGTTAGCGAAGACCTATTCGGCGATTGAACCACCGACATGGGCGTTGTTGTTGGCACAGTCGTGTCGGGCCAAGAATTTTGGCGTGGCGATTTTAGACTGCGATGCAGAGAAGTTGCCATTGCCCGAAGCCGTGAATCGGATTCATGATGCGAATCCTCGCCTGGTGGTATTTGTCGTCTACGGGCAAAATCCCAATTCAGGGACGACCGGAATGATCGGTGCCAGCGCCCTCGCGAAGGAGATCAAACAACAGCATCCACATCTCCCGATCTGTTTCGTGGGATCTCACACCAGCGCGTTGCCCATGGAAGTTCTGCAACTCCCGTTCGTCGACATCGTACTCCTGAACGAGGGAGTGTATGCGCTGCATAATCTTTTGCAGACAGATCTCCATTCCGGGCTGCAGGCCGTGAAGGGGATCGGGTACAAGGTCGTCGACTCCAACGGAAAGAGTCGTCCGATCATGAATGAGCCGCAATCGGTGGTTCCGCAAGATCGGATGGATGTCGACATGCCCGGCTACGCATGGGATCTCCTGCCGTACCGATCCCAACCGCTTGATCTGTATCGGGCGCATTTCTGGCACGCCGAGTTCGATCATCAAAAACGTACTCCCTTTGCGGCCATCTATACATCGCTCGGATGCACGTTTGCCTGTGATTTTTGCATGATTAACATTGTAAACCGAGTGGACAACGGGAGCGGGGTTGATGCGTCCCATTCGCGCGGGATGCGGTTTTGGAGCGCGAAGTTAATCACAGCTGAACTTGAGAAGCTCGCCAAGCTAGGGGTCCAGACAATTCGGATCAGCGATGAGATGTTTTTTTTGAATCGTAAGTATTACGAGCCGCTGCTGCAAGGTATCATTGAACGAGATCTGCGATTGCGGATGTGGGCCTATGCGCGAGTCGATACCGTACGACATGAGTATGTCAATTTGTTCAGGCAGGCCGGTATTAATTGGTTGGCGCTTGGGATAGAAGCCGGTAACCAGACCGTGAGGCAGGAGGTTTCGAAGGGCTCTTTCCAGGAGGTCAACATCCGAGCCGTCTGCGATAAGGTGCGGGCCGAGGGAATGAACATCATCAGTAACTACATTTTCGGGTTTCCTGACGATACGTTGGAGACGATGGGGGAAACCTTGAATTTGGCGCTAGAGCTGAATACTGAGATGGCGAATATGTATCCTTGTCAGGCCTTGCCGGGAAGTCCGATGTATTATCTGGCCAAGCAGCAAGGCTGGAAATTGCCGAATAGCTACAGTGGATATGCATTCTTGTCCTACGACAGCCAGCCTCTCCCCACCAAGCACATCACGGCAGCGGACGTGTTGCGGTTCCGTGATGAAGCGTGGCAGCACTACTTTTCGAACGCGGCGTATCTCAAGCTGGTCGAGACGAAGTTCGGTGAAAAGGAACGAGCAAACGTTGAAGCCATGGCCAAGGTGCCGTTGCGCCGGAAACTACTCGGTGATTGA